One Leifsonia shinshuensis DNA window includes the following coding sequences:
- a CDS encoding LacI family DNA-binding transcriptional regulator, with translation MNPPKRSTIADIAARAGVSPGAVSFALNNRPGVSDETRARILSIAQELHWRPHSAARALGGARAGTIGFVLNRPARTLGTESFFGDLISGIQLGLSGSHTGVNLLVARDLAEELDTYREWWNGHQVDGVVVVDPRTPDQRVELLGELGMPAVLIGSRPNPPGTTPSVWIDDSEAATTVFGYLHALGHTRIAHVAGLEAFEHTRMRTAALQDFAATSGLTWAQSFGTDYSAEQGASTTRALLSRAEPPTAIVYDNDILAVAGLGVAAEMGFAVPERLSIVSFDDSVMARLVRPALTSLHRDTVELGERAARLLLEQIEKGETLESRPGPALTLEARDSTAPPGR, from the coding sequence GTGAATCCGCCGAAGCGTTCGACGATCGCGGACATCGCCGCGCGCGCCGGAGTCTCCCCCGGCGCGGTCTCCTTCGCCCTCAACAACCGGCCGGGCGTCTCCGACGAGACCCGTGCGCGGATCCTGAGCATCGCCCAGGAGCTGCACTGGCGGCCGCACTCGGCCGCACGCGCCCTCGGCGGCGCGCGGGCGGGCACCATCGGCTTCGTACTGAACCGGCCGGCCCGCACGCTGGGAACGGAGTCGTTCTTCGGCGACCTGATCTCGGGCATCCAGCTCGGGCTGAGCGGCTCGCACACCGGCGTGAACCTGCTGGTCGCGCGCGACCTCGCCGAGGAGCTCGACACCTACCGCGAGTGGTGGAACGGCCATCAGGTGGACGGGGTCGTCGTGGTCGACCCGCGCACCCCCGACCAGCGCGTCGAGCTCCTGGGCGAGCTTGGGATGCCGGCCGTGCTCATCGGCTCCCGGCCGAACCCGCCCGGCACGACCCCGAGCGTCTGGATCGACGACTCCGAGGCGGCCACGACCGTCTTCGGCTACCTGCACGCCCTGGGCCACACCCGCATCGCCCATGTGGCTGGGCTGGAGGCGTTCGAGCACACCCGGATGCGCACCGCGGCCCTCCAGGACTTCGCCGCGACCTCCGGCTTGACCTGGGCTCAGTCGTTCGGCACCGACTACTCGGCTGAGCAGGGCGCGTCGACGACCCGCGCGCTGCTCTCCCGCGCCGAGCCGCCGACGGCGATCGTCTACGACAACGACATCCTCGCCGTCGCCGGCCTCGGCGTCGCGGCCGAGATGGGCTTCGCCGTGCCGGAGCGCCTCTCGATCGTGTCCTTCGACGACTCGGTCATGGCGCGGCTGGTACGCCCGGCCCTGACGTCCCTCCACCGCGACACCGTGGAGCTCGGCGAGCGCGCGGCCCGCCTCCTGCTCGAGCAGATCGAGAAGGGCGAGACCCTGGAGTCCCGCCCGGGCCCGGCGCTCACGCTGGAGGCGAGGGATTCGACGGCGCCACCTGGGCGGTGA
- a CDS encoding SDR family NAD(P)-dependent oxidoreductase: MQKTWFITGSSRGFGRELVVAALEAGDRVAASARRPEQLDDLATQYGDRILPLALDVTDPDRVRAALAEAHAAFGSLDVIVNNAGYANVAPIETADDADVRAQFETNFWGVYTVSKAAIPLLRAQGGGLIVQFSSVGGRVGGSPGIASYQAAKFAIDGFSRVLRAETAPFGARVLVVEPSGFRTDWAGSSMTVHDIPEGYEQTIGAVNERLRQNPEGPAGDPRRAAEILVALAGRDDLPEHLPLGVNAVEMSLAQDRRLLADDDRWAAVGRSADFAEDYPVAFPV, translated from the coding sequence ATGCAGAAGACATGGTTCATCACCGGTTCCTCCCGCGGCTTCGGCCGCGAGCTCGTCGTCGCCGCCCTGGAGGCCGGCGACCGCGTCGCCGCCAGCGCGCGGCGCCCCGAGCAGCTCGACGACCTCGCCACGCAGTACGGCGACCGGATCCTCCCGCTCGCCCTCGACGTCACCGACCCCGACCGCGTGCGCGCCGCGCTGGCCGAGGCGCACGCGGCGTTCGGGTCTCTCGACGTGATCGTGAACAACGCGGGCTACGCGAACGTCGCTCCGATCGAGACCGCAGACGACGCGGACGTGCGCGCCCAGTTCGAGACCAACTTCTGGGGCGTCTACACGGTCTCCAAGGCGGCGATCCCGCTGCTGCGGGCGCAGGGCGGCGGCCTGATCGTGCAGTTCTCGTCGGTGGGCGGACGGGTGGGCGGCTCGCCGGGCATCGCGTCGTACCAGGCGGCGAAGTTCGCGATCGACGGGTTCAGCCGCGTGCTGCGCGCCGAGACCGCGCCGTTCGGCGCCCGCGTGCTGGTCGTGGAGCCGAGCGGGTTCCGCACCGACTGGGCCGGATCATCGATGACAGTGCACGACATCCCCGAGGGCTACGAGCAGACGATCGGCGCCGTCAACGAGCGGCTCCGCCAGAACCCGGAGGGCCCGGCGGGCGACCCGCGCCGCGCCGCCGAGATCCTGGTGGCGCTCGCCGGCCGCGACGACCTCCCCGAGCACCTGCCGCTCGGCGTGAACGCGGTGGAGATGTCGCTGGCTCAGGATCGCCGCCTGCTCGCCGACGACGACCGCTGGGCGGCGGTCGGGCGCTCGGCGGACTTCGCGGAGGACTACCCGGTGGCGTTTCCGGTGTGA
- a CDS encoding TetR family transcriptional regulator produces the protein MTTADFQRARSPEAKHAREAAILQAARTLAARDGIRRVTLTDIADETGMHKSAMLRYFETREEIFLRLTADGWREWTPALCQRIAAAPKRGDAVAVVAAAFASTLAARGAFCDLLAQAPLNLERNVSLDAVRTFKLTTRECLDRIVDAVRAALPALSELDGVDLVATATSLAGTFWQIATPSVEVAALYRSDPRMSHALIDVEPRLERILTALLTGQSAERRPQ, from the coding sequence ATGACGACCGCCGACTTCCAGCGCGCCCGCTCCCCCGAGGCGAAGCACGCCCGCGAGGCGGCGATCCTGCAGGCTGCGCGCACGCTCGCCGCGCGCGACGGCATCCGCCGGGTGACGCTCACCGACATCGCCGACGAGACCGGGATGCACAAGTCGGCGATGCTGCGCTACTTCGAGACCCGGGAGGAGATCTTCCTCCGGCTCACCGCGGACGGCTGGCGCGAGTGGACGCCCGCACTCTGCCAGCGCATCGCGGCCGCGCCGAAGCGCGGGGACGCGGTCGCCGTCGTCGCCGCCGCCTTCGCGAGCACCCTGGCGGCGCGCGGCGCCTTCTGCGACCTCCTCGCCCAGGCGCCGCTCAACCTGGAGCGCAACGTCTCGCTCGACGCGGTGCGCACCTTCAAGCTGACCACCCGCGAGTGCCTCGACCGCATCGTCGACGCCGTGCGCGCGGCGCTCCCCGCGCTGAGCGAGCTGGACGGCGTCGACCTCGTCGCGACGGCGACCTCTCTCGCCGGCACGTTCTGGCAGATCGCGACACCGTCGGTGGAGGTCGCGGCACTGTACCGCTCCGACCCGCGGATGTCCCACGCGCTGATCGACGTCGAACCGCGCCTCGAGCGGATCCTGACGGCGCTCCTGACCGGGCAGTCGGCGGAGCGCCGCCCGCAGTGA
- a CDS encoding alkene reductase — protein sequence MDLFTPVSLGDLHLPNRVVMAPLTRTRSGEAGIPGPLVAEHYAQRASVGLIITEGTYPSHESRAYPGQPGIVTQEQIAGWRAVADAVHAEGGRIVMQLMHSGRVSHPLINGTDRIVAPSAVAIDGETRTTTGKVAFPVPHALTLDELAEVRDEFVAAARNAIAAGLDGVEVHSANGYLLHQFLSPVSNVREDRYGGSPEARARFVVEVTTAIAEAVGAGRVGIRLSPMHNIQDVFETDLADATATYEAVVDGIAPLGLAYVSVLHGDPTGELVQDLRERFAGPFIVNSGFGSVTSRDEAIALVEDSHADAVAVGRLAIANPDLVERWKGAHPENQPDAATFYGSGAEGYTDYPRLSA from the coding sequence ATGGATCTGTTCACACCCGTTTCGCTCGGCGACCTCCACCTTCCCAACCGCGTCGTGATGGCGCCGCTCACCCGCACGCGTTCGGGGGAGGCGGGCATCCCGGGGCCGCTGGTGGCGGAGCACTACGCGCAACGGGCGAGCGTCGGGCTGATCATCACCGAGGGCACCTACCCCAGTCACGAGTCGCGTGCCTACCCCGGCCAGCCGGGCATCGTCACGCAGGAGCAGATCGCCGGCTGGCGCGCCGTCGCGGACGCCGTGCACGCCGAGGGCGGGCGCATCGTCATGCAGCTCATGCACAGCGGCCGTGTCTCGCATCCGCTGATCAACGGGACGGACCGCATCGTGGCCCCGAGCGCCGTCGCGATCGACGGTGAGACCCGCACGACCACCGGCAAGGTCGCCTTCCCGGTGCCGCACGCGCTCACGCTGGACGAGCTCGCGGAGGTGCGCGACGAGTTCGTCGCGGCGGCGAGGAACGCCATCGCCGCAGGCCTCGACGGTGTGGAGGTGCACAGCGCGAACGGCTACCTGCTCCACCAGTTCCTGTCGCCGGTCTCCAACGTCCGCGAGGACCGGTACGGCGGGTCCCCGGAGGCGCGAGCCCGCTTCGTCGTCGAGGTGACGACCGCGATCGCGGAGGCCGTCGGCGCCGGGCGGGTCGGCATCCGGCTGTCCCCGATGCACAACATCCAGGACGTCTTCGAGACGGACCTCGCCGACGCCACCGCCACCTACGAGGCCGTGGTCGACGGCATCGCGCCGCTGGGCCTCGCCTACGTGAGCGTGCTGCACGGCGACCCGACCGGCGAGCTCGTCCAGGACCTGCGCGAGCGCTTCGCGGGCCCGTTCATCGTGAACAGCGGCTTCGGTTCGGTCACCTCGCGCGACGAGGCGATCGCACTGGTCGAGGACTCGCACGCGGACGCTGTGGCCGTCGGCCGTCTCGCGATCGCCAACCCCGACCTGGTCGAGCGGTGGAAGGGCGCGCACCCGGAGAACCAGCCCGATGCGGCGACCTTCTACGGCTCCGGCGCGGAGGGCTACACGGACTACCCGCGCCTCAGCGCGTAG